One segment of Solanum lycopersicum chromosome 1, SLM_r2.1 DNA contains the following:
- the LOC101260483 gene encoding mitochondrial import receptor subunit TOM6 homolog — MFPGMFMRKPDKAAALKQLKTHVVLFGTWVAVIRVAPYILHYFSDQKEELKLEF, encoded by the coding sequence ATGTTTCCAGGAATGTTCATGCGTAAACCTGACAAGGCAGCTGCTTTGAAGCAGTTGAAGACCCACGTCGTCCTGTTCGGTACTTGGGTCGCCGTGATTCGAGTCGCCCCATACATCCTCCACTATTTCTCCGATCAGAAAGAAGAACTCAAGCTGGAATTCTAG
- the LOC100736436 gene encoding cytochrome P450 CYP74C4, with product MSSVSSKYPAIASSSDNESCKPLLQVREIPGDYGFPFFGAIKDRYDYYYSLGADEFFRTKSLKYNSTIFRTNMPPGPFIAKDPKVIVLLDAISFPILFDCSKVEKKNVLDGTYMPSTDFFGGYRPCAFLDPSEPSHATHKGFYLSIISKLHTQFIPIFENSVSLLFQNLEIQISKDGKANFNDISDAMSFDFVFRLLCNNTNPLDTKLGTTGPKCFDLWMLPQLAPLVTLGLKFVPNFLEDLMLHTFQLPFFIIKSKYQKLYDAFNEHAGSTLDDAEKSGIKRDEACHNLVFLAGFNAYGGMKILFPSLMKWVASGGKSLHTPLANEIRTIIKEEGGSITLSAINKMSLVKSTVYEVLRIEPPIPFQYGKAKEDIMVQSHDSNFLIKKGEMIFGYQTFATKDAKIFENPEEFIAERFMGSEGEKLLKYVYWSNARETDSPTVDNKQCAGRDLAVLLCRLLLVEFFMRYDTFTVESSKYLAGPLITFKTLEKKAI from the exons atgtcttcaGTTTCCTCCAAATATCCGGCCATTGCTAGCTCTTCAGACAATGAATCTTGTAAACCACTTCTTCAAGTTCGAGAAATCCCAGGTGACTATGGTTTCCCATTCTTCGGAGCTATTAAAGATAGATATGATTATTACTACAGCCTCGGAGCAGACGAATTCTTCCGTACGAAATCCCTAAAGTATAATTCTACTATATTCAGAACGAACATGCCACCAGGTCCATTTATTGCTAAAGATCCCAAAGTCATTGTTCTTCTCGATGCTATAAGTTTTCCTATTCTTTTCGACTGTTCAAAAGTCGAAAAGAAGAATGTTCTTGATGGCACCTACATGCCATCAACTGATTTCTTCGGTGGATATCGTCCTTGTGCATTTCTCGATCCATCTGAACCAAGTCATGCAACACATAAAGGGTTTTATTTATCTATAATCTCAAAACTGCATACTCAATTTATTCCTATATTTGAAAATTCTGTTTCTCTACTGtttcaaaatcttgaaattcaaaTATCTAAAGATGGAAAAGCTAATTTCAACGACATTAGTGATGCAATGTCGTTTGATTTCGTTTTTCGTTTGTTGTGTAACAACACAAATCCCCTTGACACAAAACTTGGCACTACTGGTCCAAAATGTTTTGATTTATGGATGTTGCCTCAATTGGCTCCATTGGTCACTCTTGGTCTAAAATTTGTCCCCAATTTTTTGGAAGATTTAATGTTGCATACTTTCCAATTgccattttttataattaaatcgAAATACCAGAAGCTTTACGATGCTTTTAACGAGCATGCTGGAAGTACACTTGATGATGCTGAGAAGAGTGGGATCAAAAGAGATGAAGCTTGCCACAACTTAGTTTTTCTTGCAG GTTTCAATGCTTATGGTGGAATGAAAATTCTGTTTCCGTCACTGATGAAGTGGGTGGCAAGTGGAGGAAAGAGTTTACACACTCCTCTAGCAAACGAAATCAGGACGATCATCAAGGAAGAAGGTGGGTCCATTACTCTATCAGCAATCAACAAGATGAGTTTGGTTAAATCAACGGTGTATGAAGTGTTGAGAATTGAACCACCCATTCCGTTCCAGTACGGTAAGGCTAAAGAAGATATCATGGTCCAAAGTCatgattcaaattttttgattaaaaaaggtGAAATGATATTTGGATATCAAACATTTGCAACAAAAGATGcaaagatatttgaaaatccAGAAGAGTTTATTGCAGAGAGATTTATGGGTAGTGAAGgagaaaaattgttaaaatatgtttattgGTCAAATGCAAGAGAAACTGATAGTCCAACGGTCGATAACAAACAATGTGCAGGAAGAGATCTGGCTGTGCTGTTGTGCAG GTTGTTGTTGGTGGAATTTTTCATGCGTTACGACACATTTACTGTGGAGTCAAGTAAATACTTGGCTGGACCATTAATAACTTTCAAGACATTGGAGAAAAAGGCGATTTGA
- the LOC101259682 gene encoding WCOR413-like plant cold acclimation protein, with translation MKSYWREASVGSDMIDSDLKEIGIAAKKLANHAIMLGGIGFGTSFLKWIASFAAIYLLILDRTNWRSNILTTLLIPYIFLSFPSLLFGLFRGDFGKWLSLIAVITRLFFPKHFPDWLEAPAALVLLMVVSPSFLADTIRDNWIGTFICLVIGCYLLQEHIRASGGFRNSFTKAHGISNTIGIILLLVYPVWALILHFL, from the exons ATGAAGAGTTATTGGAGAGAAGCATCAGTAGGCAGTGATATGATTGATTCAGATTTGAAGGAAATTGGGATTGCTGCTAAGAAGTTAGCTAATCATGCTATCATGCTTGGTGGAATTGGTTTTGGCACTTCTTTTCTCAAATGGATTGCTTCTTTTGCTGCTAT TTACTTGTTGATCTTGGATCGAACCAACTGGAGGAGCAACATACTCACAACTCTCCTAATTCCTTACATTTTCTTGAGTTTCCCTTCATTACTCTTTGGTTTGTTCag GGGAGATTTCGGAAAATGGCTGTCTTTGATTGCTGTTATAACGCGCCTATTTTTCCCAAAACACTTTCCag ATTGGCTTGAAGCACCAGCAGCATTGGTCCTTCTGATGGTAGTATCTCCAAGTTTTTTGGCTGACACTATAAGGGACAACTGGATCGGTACGTTCATTTGCCTTGTAATTGGATGCTATCTGTTGCAAGAACACATTAGAGCATCTGGTGGATTCAGAAATTCTTTCACTAAAGCTCATGGAATTTCAAACACTATTGGAATCATCCTTCTTCTGGTATATCCAGTCTGGGCATTGATTCTCCACTTTCTATAA
- the LOC101260183 gene encoding RING-H2 finger protein ATL65, protein MIHHHHHHIAPAPSPVPSHLNDSQKAPSPSLNHPFHHSSTFQPATTSSTSTSASDLSTTPPPAKLPVDFSPPLIAMVVIIATAFVIITYSRLLSRHLLRLHGRYRLWRRRRRRYVPSSSAGDIESPPYPFDPTGAFHVLSPYGLDDSVIKTIPLSVYTRKSGVHDCAVCLLEFEENDYMRTLPVCSHAFHVDCIDIWLKSHANCPLCRAGIFRPESPFTPLMAARIRPSFDDMMLESTILEPLDEIQPESDTTTVSEITQEPSPRRNIQSEERFNRRDIFLKRSYSFGFERNLGSERLMLEPATASPWRYRRAIGSGSFWSKRPSPFSSLTKPRVFSFRYYRGMKSPFFRRTRGGFFPLSESSARYSTGGGGSSSRRSKSFASPMFMRTSGVGGGGGVYSSSRLRSGDPEALLSPDRYHRR, encoded by the coding sequence ATgatccaccaccaccaccatcataTAGCTCCTGCTCCCTCACCGGTGCCGTCACACCTGAATGATTCTCAAAAAGCTCCTTCACCTTCATTGAATCATCCGTTTCATCATTCATCCACATTTCAACCTGCAACCACTTCATCAACATCCACGTCAGCATCAGATTTATCAACTACTCCACCGCCGGCTAAGTTACCGGTTGATTTCAGTCCTCCTTTGATTGCGATGGTTGTTATTATTGCTACTGCTTTTGTTATCATTACTTACTCGCGGCTACTCTCTCGCCATCTGCTCCGTTTACACGGCCGTTATAGACTGTGGCGCCGCCGTCGCCGACGTTACGTTCCCTCGTCATCTGCGGGTGATATTGAGTCGCCTCCGTATCCGTTTGATCCGACTGGTGCTTTCCATGTGTTATCTCCTTACGGATTGGATGATTCAGTGATCAAAACGATTCCTCTTTCTGTCTACACTCGGAAAAGCGGCGTTCATGATTGTGCGGTTTGCTTACTGGAATTCGAAGAGAACGACTATATGCGTACTCTTCCGGTTTGTTCACATGCCTTTCATGTGGACTGTATTGATATATGGCTTAAATCACACGCGAATTGCCCTTTGTGTCGTGCTGGAATATTCCGTCCAGAGTCGCCGTTTACTCCGTTGATGGCAGCAAGGATTCGCCCAAGTTTCGATGATATGATGTTGGAGAGCACAATTCTAGAGCCTTTGGATGAAATTCAGCCAGAATCCGATACAACGACGGTGTCAGAGATCACACAGGAACCGTCGCCAAGGAGGAACATCCAATCAGAGGAGAGATTTAACAGACGTGATATTTTTCTAAAACGTTCTTACTCCTTCGGATTCGAGAGGAATTTGGGATCAGAGAGATTAATGCTCGAACCAGCAACAGCTTCACCATGGCGGTACCGCAGAGCAATAGGATCGGGAAGCTTCTGGAGCAAAAGGCCTTCACCGTTCAGCTCTTTAACAAAGCCAAGAGTATTCTCCTTCCGCTATTACAGAGGGATGAAATCACCCTTCTTCCGGCGAACTAGAGGTGGATTTTTCCCTTTATCGGAATCAAGCGCGAGATACAGTACCGGCGGAGGTGGAAGCTCGTCAAGAAGAAGCAAATCATTCGCAAGTCCGATGTTCATGAGAACATCGGGGgttggtggtggtggaggtGTATACTCATCTAGCCGTCTTAGGAGCGGTGATCCAGAAGCCTTACTGTCACCGGACAGATATCACAGACGGTGA
- the LOC101259379 gene encoding probable CoA ligase CCL6, which yields MSNYTVKVEETRPASDGKPSAGPVYRNIYAKDGLMEMPTRFESPWDFFSESVKKNPKNQMLGRRQVVDKKAGPYSWLTYEEVYETTIKIGSAIRNRGVNPGDRCGIYGVNCPEWIMAMEACNSQAISYVPLYDSLGANAVEFIINHAEVSITFAQESKIPAILSCLSKCNSYLKTIVSFGNISSTQRSEAEEQGVACFSWEEFVQMGSLDHELPQKRKTDISSIMYTSGTTGEPKGVILTNGAFMGEVLSMDQLLVETDKEGTGEDVYFSFLPLAHIFDQIIETYCIYRGASIGFWQGDIRYLIEDLLVLKPTIFCGVPRVYDRIYTGVMDKIEAGGTLKKLLFQFAYNYKLRNMEKGLRQDEAAPRFDRLVFDKIKLAFGGRVRLMLSGAAPLPKHVEEFLRVTCCCSLSQGYGLTESCGGCLTSIANVHSMTGTVGVPMTTIEARLESVPEMGYDALASVPRGEICLRGKTLFSGYHKREDLTKSVLVDGWFHTGDIGEWQPDGAMKIIDRKKNIFKLSQGEYVAVENIEGVYSRCPLVTSIWIYGNSFESFLVAVVVPERKALEEWASNNQETGDFSSLCNNTKARKYILDELNSTARKHQLRGFEMLRAVHLEPNPFDIERELVTPTFKLKRPQLLNYYKDIVDQLYKEAKAKTA from the exons ATGTCAAATTATACAGTGAAAGTTGAAGAAACCCGGCCAGCTTCTGACGGAAAGCCGTCAGCAGGGCCAGTTTATAGGAATATTTATGCTAAAGATGGCCTCATGGAAATGCCTACTCGTTTTGAGTCACCTTGGGACTTCTTTAG TGAATCAGTTAAGAAGAATCCTAAAAATCAAATGCTGGGCCGCCGTCAGGTTGTTGACAAAAAG GCAGGTCCCTACAGTTGGCTAACATATGAGGAGGTTTATGAAACCACAATTAAGATTGGTTCAGCCATCCGAAATCGTGGTGTTAATCCG GGAGACCGGTGTGGCATCTATGGTGTGAACTGTCCTGAGTGGATAATGGCTATGGAG GCTTGTAACAGCCAAGCAATTTCATATGTACCACTCTATGATTCTCTTG GTGCAAATGCAGTTGAATTTATCATCAACCACGCTGAAGTTTCAATAACTTTTGCCCAAGAAAGCAAGATACCTGCT ATCTTATCATGCTTGTCTAAGTGCAATTCTTATCTAAAAA CTATCGTCAGCTTTGGAAACATCTCAAGCACACAGAGAAGTGAAGCCGAGGAACAAGGAGTAGCTTGCTTCTCATGGGAAGAGTTTGTTCAAATG GGAAGTTTGGATCATGAACTTCCTCAGAAAAGGAAAACTGATATTTCCTCAATTATGTACACTAGTGGAACTACTGGAGAACCAAAAGGTGTCATTCTGACTAATGGTGCTTTCATGGGAGAAGTTCTGTCGATGGATCAACTTCTCGTTGAAACAGACAAAGAG GGAACGGGGGAGGATGTGTACTTTTCGTTCCTTCCACTTGCTCatatatttgatcaaataattgAGACATATTGCATATACAGAGGTGCTTCAATAGGATTTTGGCAAGGC GACATTAGATACTTGATTGAAGATCTTCTGGTATTAAAACCGACTATATTCTGTGGAGTTCCACGAGTTTATGACCGCATATACACAG GGGTGATGGATAAAATCGAAGCTGGAGGTACATTGAAGAAGCTGCTTTTTCAGTTTGCATACAACTA CAAATTAAGGAATATGGAGAAAGGATTGAGACAAGATGAAGCAGCTCCGCGCTTTGACAGGCTTGTTTTTGATAAG ATCAAACTAGCATTTGGTGGACGAGTACGTCTGATGCTTTCTGGAGCTGCTCCTTTGCCCAAGCACGTTGAAGAATTTCTAAGGGTAACATGTTGCTGTTCTTTATCACAAGGATATG GGCTTACTGAAAGTTGTGGAGGATGTCTCACATCCATAGCCAATGTACACTCCATGACAGGAACTGTTGGTGTTCCAATGACTACAATTGAGGCAAGACTTGAGTCAGTGCCAGAAATGGGATATGATGCTCTTGCAAGCGTCCCTCGTGGAGAAATTTGTCTGAGGGGAAAAACCTTGTTTTCGGGGTACCATAAACGAGAAGATCTTACAAAATCTGTACTTGTGGATGGATGGTTTCATACAG GTGACATTGGTGAGTGGCAACCAGACGGAGCAATGAAAATCATTGACcggaaaaagaatatattcaagCTGTCCCAAGGGGAGTATGTAGCTGTAGAAAACATTGAAGGCGTATACTCCAGATGCCCTCTTGTTACATCA ATTTGGATATATGGGAACAGTTTTGAATCCTTCCTAGTGGCTGTGGTAGTTCCAGAAAGAAAGGCACTTGAAGAGTGGGCCTCGAATAATCAAGAAACCGGAGATTTTTCATCTCTATGTAATAACACAAAGGCAAGAAAGTACATATTGGATGAACTCAACAGCACTGCTAGGAAACACCAA CTTCGAGGCTTTGAAATGTTACGTGCAGTTCATTTGGAACCAAATCCATTTGACATTGAGAGAGAATTAGTTACCCCTACATTCAAACTCAAAAGACCACAACTGCTCAACTATTACAAG GATATTGTGGATCAACTATACAAAGAAGCAAAGGCAAAAACTGCATAA
- the LOC100037496 gene encoding allene oxide synthase 3-like — translation MSSFCSKSPAISNCSNDEYSNSSLPVGEIPGDYGFPFFGAIKDRYDYFYNLGTDEFFRTKSRKYNSTVFKTNMPPGPFIAKNPKVIALLDSKTFPILFDNSKVEKKNVLDGTYMPSTNFFGGYRPCAFLDPSEPKHARLKGFYLSIISKYHTQSIPIFETSVSALFQNLEIQISKNGKANFNDISDAMSFDFVFRLLCDKTTRNVGPKYFDKWMLPQLVPLVTLGLKFVPNFMEDLILHTFPLPFCLVKSNYQKLYDAFSEHAGSILSEIEKSGIKRDEACHNLVFLSGFNAYGGMKVVFPSLIKWVASAGKSLHTRLANEIRTIIKGEGGSITLSSVNKMSLVKSTVYEVLRIEPPLPFQYGKAKQDIMVQSHDSNFLIKKGEMIFGYQTFATKDAKIFENPEEFIAERFMGSEGEKLLKYVYWSNARETDDPTVDNKQSPAKDLVVLLCRLLVVEFFMRYDKFTVESNKFLFGSSVTFKTLDKKTT, via the exons atgtcTTCCTTTTGCTCCAAATCTCCCGCCATTTCCAACTGTTCAAACGATGAATATTCTAATTCGAGTCTTCCAGTTGGAGAAATCCCAGGTGATTATGGTTTCCCATTCTTCGGAGCCATTAAAGATAGATATGACTATTTCTACAACCTCGGCACAGACGAATTCTTCCGTACAAAATCTCGAAAATATAATTCTACTGTATTCAAAACGAACATGCCACCAGGTCCATTCATCGCTAAAAATCCCAAAGTCATCGCTCTTCTTGATTCCAAAACATTTCCCATACTTTTCGACAATTCAAAAGTCGAAAAAAAGAACGTTCTTGATGGCACCTACATGCCATCAACTAATTTCTTCGGTGGATATCGTCCTTGTGCATTTCTCGATCCATCTGAACCAAAACATGCAAGACTTAAAGGGTTCTATTTATCTATAATCTCAAAATATCATACACAATCTATTCCTATATTTGAAACCTCTGTTTCTGCCCTGtttcaaaatcttgaaattcaaatatctaaaaatgGAAAAGCAAATTTCAACGACATTAGCGATGCAATGtcgtttgattttgtttttcgTTTGTTGTGTGACAAGACAACAAGAAACGTTGGaccaaaatattttgataaatggaTGTTGCCTCAGTTGGTTCCATTGGTTACTCTTGGTCTAAAATTTGTGCCTAATTTTATGGAAGATTTAATATTGCATACTTTTCCATTACCGTTTTGTCTAGTGAAATCGAATTACCAGAAGCTTTACGATGCTTTTAGCGAGCATGCTGGAAGTATACTGAGTGAAATTGAGAAGAGTGGGATCAAGAGAGATGAAGCTTGCCACAACTTAGTTTTTCTTTCAG GGTTCAACGCTTATGGTGGGATGAAAGTTGTGTTCCCATCACTGATCAAGTGGGTCGCCAGTGCAGGTAAGAGTTTACACACGCGGCTAGCAAATGAAATCAGGACGATCATCAAGGGAGAAGGTGGGTCCATCACTCTATCATCAGTCAACAAGATGAGTTTGGTTAAATCAACGGTGTATGAAGTATTGAGAATTGAACCTCCATTGCCGTTCCAGTACGGTAAGGCCAAACAAGATATCATGGTCCAAAGTCatgattcaaattttttgattaaaaaaggtGAAATGATTTTTGGATATCAAACATTTGCAACAAAAGATGcaaagatatttgaaaatccAGAAGAGTTTATTGCAGAGAGATTTATGGGTAGTGAAGgagaaaaattgttaaaatatgtttattgGTCAAATGCAAGAGAGACCGATGATCCAACGGTAGATAACAAACAAAGCCCCGCCAAAGATCTGGTTGTGCTGTTGTGCAG GTTGTTGGTGGTGGAATTTTTCATGCGTTACGACAAATTTACTGTGGAGTCTAATAAATTCTTATTTGGATCATCAGTAACGTTCAAGACTCTGGACAAAAAAACGACATGA